The Hippocampus zosterae strain Florida chromosome 19, ASM2543408v3, whole genome shotgun sequence region TTCTCCATGAGTAGGGAGTTAGTTCATCTCCttaatcttcttttttttctttaaaataagCATTGTCTTGAAAGTAAATTAAgtattaaataaagaaattcattcattcattcatcttccgagccgcttgatcctcactagggtcgcggggggtgctggagcctatcccagctgtctttgggcagtaggcgggggacaccctgaatcgcttgccagccaatctcagggcacacagaaacgaacaaccattcgcactcacactcacacctcgggacaatttagagtgttcaatcagcctgccacgcatgttttttttggaatgtgggaggaaaccggagcacccggagaaaacccacgcaggcccggggagaacatgcaaactccacacagggaggccggagctggaatcgaacccggtacctctgcactgtgaagccgacgtgctaaccactggactaccgggccgcctaaataaagaaatactaaataaaaacaataatcaatCTGCCTTTGTTATATGGAGCTTTTACGATATTtatgccccacccccccaaaaagaaatcgATTAAGGCCCCTTGAAACCAGCCCTCTATCCCACAAAATAGATCCGGCTCTGCACTTAACATCAGCCTACCGCTAATCTTCACATTCAGCACCAAAAAGGAATAAACTGCAGTAAGGTGATCATTTTCATTTACTCAAAGGTCATTAAGGCGACGCGTCTTCATAAATCAGCCATAGAGCAAGCggacaaaactattttttttgcccaatgaaACGGGTGACATTCACAGAGTCAGTCGCACCCACGCCGCTGTTAGAAAGGCAAACAATGGGCTGACTCAGACGCACATTAAGGAATTTACTGGGAGGGATTGTGACGCGTTTATTTATACCTATTAATTTTGCAACTGAATCGGTGCCCTATATAAAATCCTGCATTTGCAGTTGCGCAGGCAGCAGTTCATTGTGTAGAATGCAGCGCACGGACCAAACGCAAACACCCACCACCACGTCGATGAATTTCGATGCTTTGTTCTATCGGGTTTGGGACCACGGTTTTGGTTTGTGAGGAAATTTGAGATTGGCATTTTGGTAAAGTGTTTGCGCAAAATTCACCCACTGTACTAACAGGGCTTGCTCCATATCCCCAACAAACGGCAAGCGTAcgctttttgtgatatttttctttggtggtgtgccatgagttacttcaaatgtcaaatatttgaCTTGGCTttaatgaaagctgggaaatgTATGTAGGGGATGAAACACAAACTTCTTTTCTCTGAATGTGTACTAAACACAACAATCACATTGGGGgcaattaaaataaagacaaatttaatctgattgattttttttttaaatgcaatcaACATCGGAATCTATTTACATGAAGCAACAGCGGTAATCTCTCGGGTTACATTATTAGTCATTTCCAATGCGAAACCACTTTCAGCTCCAACATACCTCCTTTTAACGAATAGCATGACGCTTTCATCGAACACAACTTGAGTAAATCCCAGAAGAGCTCAGTGCGTACTTGTATGCTGCATAAATGTATAAGGACATGGAAGTACGGGCAACAGCTCAGTCGGGGTACGAgttccatttaaaatgtcaaagtcCAGCCTAATTTGATTCGCCAATTTTGATACAACCTTCCAttcatgatttttatttgtcGCTTTATAGCCGCTTTTAGAAGATGATACATCGGCTACAATGTGTTCCACACGGCTCTGAGGTTTAAGGTTCAGATCGCTGGGGTCTGGTTTTCTCAGTTTGCCTGTTTGCCCACCGCtcgcttgtttgttttctccggGGACTACAAGCGTCCTTCCAAATCCTCAAAACATGCACATTAGGTtaactgaagactctaaattggcccGAAGTGTGAGGGTGTCTCAGCCGCTCTCCTATTGAGAACAAGCAGTAGGCACGGTAATGGAGATTAAAATCATATGAACAGCCAATCGATGGGTCAGAATGacacactgtattttttaatcaactgtCCTGTCCAATGACGGTCATTCCAAACGGAGCCGAATTATCTTTGGAAAGGTGCATGATGCAACCGGCGTGATGGATAATCGAGTCATCATCACATTTGTGCATTTGGATGACAACCGACAGGTGCTGACTAGGTAGTCAAAAACTAAGTAGTCAAATTGGAAACTTTTGAAAGGCTttaatgggagaaaaaaaaatgacgcttTTACAAAACTGAAGGTTGGGGGCTCTTATTGGTGAAGTTAGATATGGCTAGCTTAGCCGAAACCCGATTTCACTGGCTGCTCAAGTGAAAAAAGGGGatgataaacattcattcattcattcattcattcatcttcctaaccgcttgatcctcattagtgtcgcggggggtgctggagcccatcccagctgtctccgggcagtaggcgggggacaccctgaatcggttgccagccaatcgcagggcacacagagacgaacaaccatccacgcccacactcacacctagggacaatttagagtgttcaatcagcctgccacgcatgtttttggaatgtgggaggaaaccggagcacccggagaaaacccacgcagacccggggagaacatgcaaactccacacagggaggccggagctggaatcgaacctggtacctctgcactgtgaagcccacgtgctaaccactagactaccgggccgcccggatgataaacaataaataattaaaaagacaaaaaatatttgtatttacgTTGCCCAGTTGAAATCCCTCCGGAAATTGAATGCAAACATTTTCCCTCTTTTTCAACCCTTGTGGTGACAAAGGAGAGACGGACTCACATGACAAGCGGCGGTTGACAACTCCCCCCAAGCTGAACAACAGCTGCAGCACTCTTAGCGGAATGCTCGGCAGCCACAATCACCTTGAATCGTTTGAGGCGGCCTTGCTTTCCGCGCTCATCTCCGCTATTATTTACTCACAGAGTAAACGCTGCAGTCACTTGGCTACCCAGGCAACGTTTTCCACGGTGGCTGTGCGGCCATTAGGGAGCGCTTTGTCTCAGTGGGAGTCCTCTTTCAGAGCGCCGCGCACTCTGGACTCCAGCTGGTCCGCTACGGGCCGAGAATCCGGGTTTGAGGCGAGCATGTCGAGAAGCAGGACACACATGGCCGGGCCGGGAGGGCTGGGCGGCGGGGCTGCTCTTTTCCACTTTGTGGGAATACACAGCTGGAGGTCAGCGTTCTCCCACAAAGCTTCGCCCAGTGGGGTCAACCAGCGACCCTTACACACGTAAGCACCTCAAAGGGCAAACAGAAGAAAAGATGTCATCGCGAGATCAACTCATTCATTTTTCCTTGTTGACTCACCAAGTTGTTCGTGTGTGCTTCCTTCCTCCAGGAAGGTGATTCTTTCCAGGACAGCCCAAAACATCACGCCGAGCGAGAAGATGTCTGCCTGAGCGGTGTAGGCGAGGCCACCCCAAACCTCTGGAGCCATGTAAAAGTCTGAGCCACAGGTGGAAGAAAAGTACTTCCTGCTCAGGTTTCCACGCACCAGACCCTCACTTATCTTGCTCAGACCAAAGTCAGCCACCTGGAGGTAGACATCAATGGCCAATTCAAGCATGAACAAGCTGAACATAAAAGTGAAAATTAGGGAGGAGATGGGTAGATATTTATCCAATTACAGGAAAGTAGTCGGACCCACCTTAAAAATAGGACCGTTGCGTGTAACACTGACGAGCACGTTGTCAGGCTTTAGGTCTCGATGGATTATCCCAAGATGATGCAGAAAGGCCACGGCACTGCTCAGCTGCTGCACCACACTATGGTTCCTCTGGGTGTCCGGTGGCCTGGAGAGCAGGTAATGATTCAAGTCCCCCCCATCGCAGTACTCCATCACGAGCCATAGGGCAGAGCAGCACAGAGATCTCGCCTGCTCATCCTCTCTCTCGGGTAACCGCTTCCTGGATCTATTTGAGGGCCTTTTTGGAGTTGGAGGGTAAGAAGCGTTTGATGGGAAAATGTTGGTCCTGTCTTGAAGTCTGGACACAGAGTTCGTCCTCCTCCGAGTGTTGGACTGTGAACCTCTATAATGACCAACACTTCCTTTTAGCACACTTTCGACAAGATGTAAAGGCAGTTTCCCCTTCCTGAGGGGCTTCAAACTCCTTCGTCCTGTCTGCAGGAGGCAACTGTGCAGTGCAATAACGTTGATGTGGTTCTTGGCTGTGGTTCTCATGGCCCACAGTTCTTGCAAGTAGAGTTCAATGCTTTCTGGGTCCTTGCAGGGTAGATGCTTGATAGCCACCTTTTGTCCCGTTTTGGATATGAGACCCTCAAAGACCACGCCATAGCTGCCTCGTCCGACCTCCTTCTCTAAAGTGTACAGGTCCTCCATGTTTCACGGGCCTGTTGTACAAGGACAGCGCAAATACATACCATGTAAACATTATAATGAGAGATTTTTTATGCGTTCTTTTTAAGGGGCTCTATGTACAAATTGCGCTTCATAAATTCAAAGAGAATGCTGAGGGACGCTAAAGCTGAAAGGATGGTTTATCGATAACATTATAGAAATTCCCAGACACTATTATGGGGATATGTCAGCGTATGTGTACAGCGACAAAGCCAAACTTGTACATAAATCAGGTGACTCCTTAGTCTATGACTAAACGTCCGCAAACGCAGTAGCAAAATGAAATACGGTTTCACTTTGACAACATTAAATGAACGGTAAAGCATCTCAGCACTTACACAAGCATGGTTATTATGCAGCTAAATGGGGTCTCCGAACGCGTACAAGTTCAACTCGACACAATGTATGACGTCGTCTTTTAATACACGACACTCAAGTGAAGACAAAGACACTGCACTATTCGTCAATACACCTTCATTATTCACAAACTTACCCTCAAAAGTGCTGCAATTTAAATCGATAAAGTTCTAAAAGGAAAAAACGCCAACAAACAAAACGACGTATGTGTACTTCCGTATTCAGGCCGTCCCGCTCTGACTGTGCGAGAATTGTGAATGGCCGCCGACGTTCAGCACTTTGTTTTGATTGGCCATTTCGGAGAGGTGGGCGTATTAAAATTTGAATTGCATTCGTCCAATCACAATGGCTAAAGTCTGTGGTTCGTGTGATGGGCGTGTGAAATTTGAATTGCATTCGTCCAATCACAATGGCTAAAGTCTCAAGTTCGTGTGACTCGAACttggaaattgttttaaaaaatattaagtaGTAGTACAgaggtgcaaatggttgttagtCTACGTGTGCCATGCGGTTGGCGCTActctgcctactgccccaagatgcCCGTAACCGTCATATGGATAAGCgggtcaaaaaatggatggatggaaatatagCTTTGTTTCTGTATCTGTACCAGCGATGTATACTGACAAGCACTATATTGACGAGAGTCaatacaccctggattggtcaccaGCCAGCCACTTGCATGCACATTTAGACCAACAACCAATCAGACTCGCTTCaacacctaaggacaatgtaATGATTCGAAAATGCATGTTTTAGAATGGGGGAGGAAGCCTGAGTAGCCGGAGACAGCACAAACACAATGAAGAATTCATTAATAATAGCTATATTTAGGACATGGATCAACATGAGTGCCACAACGGTTTCCTTCAAGCAATTtaacaaaaatatgcacggtgtAACGTTACTTTCATTCCCACAGTCACAGTTAATCAGACACAATGTGGGCACCGCATTATTTTTGAAGATTGTCGGTGAACGAGCAGAACACTGACCACAGATTGGGTGGGTTGGTGGATATCGTATGTTTGTGCGTGTTTGTAATTCTGAGAGAATATATTAGGAAACTGAAGCTCTGATAGACAaaagtgcatgcgtgtgtgcatttgtgatccATTGCCTCTATCAGCGATGCTAATCTTGGCTAGTTCTCATTACTTGGTTCAGGGTGAAGTCCGTCACACTCGACTAGTTTTTATCTTGAAGCAAATGCCCTTTATTCTATTATCATATGTCACCTACTGACAAGACGCAGACGGTGGCTGGATACAGATCGCACCTTCCACTTGGGGAATTTAGCGGGGAGCTAGTTTTGGGGGAAACAAACCACGATGCAGGAATTGACTTTCCATTAAAATACTCAATATGACATTGGAAGCTTTCTGAAAAGATCCTGATGGATTCAATCGGAATTTAAGCTGCAATCGGTTTCTGACTCGCTGCGTTTCTATGGGAGCTTTGTTGGCTAATTAAAGTGTCTGGCAATAAGAGGGGCAGCAGTAATTATTTCCTTGATTGAGGTCAACGCCCTCCCGTTTAATCCCACAAAGGTCTATCCTGAGCCCCCTCCAACACAGAGTGAACATCAATAAACAACCTCCTACTATGCTGTCATACATTTCACAACAGTCACCATATTAACATGAAAATTGCCCTCAATAGGACCCGGGGTTGCCTGTGTCAATTGGCATCCTCGTTTCTTGCTATTACAATCCTGATGTGTTTCGCTGCTGCGATGAATTCCCACTTTGAATATTTCCAAATAGCAACAAGTAAAACGTTCCTCCTGGTTCAGATGCCCCTTGGCCAGTATGAGCTGGCGATGAAAAGAAATGATCTTGAATGCAAACATACCAAACACTGCCGTGTGCTTCCATGCATATGAATAGAGAGCCGAAGATCGCATGCTATCTGGGCGCATCAACCATCGCTCTTCTGGTGGGACACAATTGTCGCATCCTCATCCAGTTTAAACAGCAAAAAGGTAAACATACAGTATGGGtgagtaattaattaattcattcattcatcttccgtaccgcttgatcctcactagggtcgcggggggtgctggagcctatcccagctgtctccgggcagtaggcggttgccagccaatcgcagggcacacatagacgaacaaccatccgcactcacactcacacctagggacaatttagagtgttcaatcagcctgccatgcatatttttggaatgtgggaggaaaccggagcacccggagaaaacccacgcaggcccggggagaacatgcaaactccacacagggaggccggagctggaatcgaacccggtacctctgcactgtgaagccaacgcgctaaccactggactaccgggccgccctgggtgAGTAATAGTAATCAGAAAAGTATCCAGTATTCAAATACTTTTATCCATACAATCTGTTTTGTCTATGGCTTAACCCCCTCTGGGCTACAGGGAAATTGATCACCGGTCCATTACGGAGGGGGGGTGACACATCGAGACAGACCACCAATTCCGATAAAGATAGACAATTTCTAAGAATAAAGAACCGTGGCAGCCCACGCTTACAACTCGGGCTACGTACGCACATACATGCCAGGCTGTAAAGCAATTACACATTTCTATTCAAGGATGTTAATATTTGTAATCCGCGTAGCTAATTACCATAGCATGGCAGCTCTGGGTTGTAAGCAACTTGTTTGGGAACTGGTCGGGCTGCAAGCGCAAATAGATATCTCTTTATTAATCATTCTGATGATGTAAATAATATGatcctctccaaaaaaaaaaaaaaaacgcattagTTACCATGGTGGAGTTGAGACAAACAACAAGCCCTCAACAGTGGCAACGAAACAGCCATCTGTTATGAAACCTCCCGCACATTTATgcgtcgaggaaaaaaaaaaaaaaaagccaacattttACAAGATCATTCCTGCCGCCGCGCTTGTGATATCGCCACGAGGCGAGACCGAGAGGGTCTTAGTGCGGCACGCGGCCAAGTGCGGCTTCACTCTCACCATTGTCAAGCTCATCACCGTCTCGGCCACCAAAGGAAGCATTGAGTGGCCGGGCCGCGGACAGCGGCCGTATCAATGACAGGCAGACCTACAAACGGCCGCTGGCTCCTCTGTGCGCCTTATCTGAGCTGCAGTGAGGGGCTCTTGTCTATAAGCGATTCGGCCATCACTATCAACCTCCAGCAGGTACACAAGGAGCATTCACGCGCTTACAGGACACTAACGTCAGCTCAAGTTAAAAATGGACTTGACGTTTGGTGCTCTGGTGACACAACTGAAGTCATAATTGTTGTTTCTGCTGGGATGGTTTGATGAAGATGGGAATGCGGTAACCATTTCCCTTTCCTTTACTGTACGGCAAATTGGAGGcatctatttttaaaacagcGACAATGCGCGGTTCTGATCTGGAGCTATTTTGCCATATGCGCTACACATGTGTCTTGAATCTGTGCAATCCGTACAATGCAATCTTAAGACTATCAAAAAGCTTGTTCTCCAATGCAGGTCACCTCTCACCTCCTGGAGTATTAAAAACATAACCTCGCCTAAAATCCCATTGAACTtttggataagataagataagatatcctttattcatcccacactggggaaatttacagcctccagcagcaagaatgtatgtagaaagaagaaagagaaaaaaacaacaaacatctttcaattaaatgcaatatgaacacaaaatggataaatcgcagtactatttacaattttccttcacatcatttaattattattattattattatgattgttattttttattcatcagcctgacagcagtcggtagaggCAACCCTTTAAAATCCCGGTCAGCCATAATACTTCTTGACTAGTGAAAAAGTGTCAATGAGCGTTACCGAAATCATTTGAATGCGGTGAACAAAATGTCGATTTGAAGACGCCATTAATTTTGTGCAGGCCaattgtcatggttctgttttgttttgtcgccagcaggtggcagtggaaaGGTTtcgctcctcttcctcgtcattcattcattcattcatcttcctaaccgcttgatcctcactagggtcgcggggggggggggggggggggggtgctggagcctatcccagctgtctccgggcagtaggcgggggacaccctgaatcgtctgccagccaatcgcagggcacacagagacgaacaaccatccacgctcacactcacacctagggactatttagagtgttcaatcagcctgccatgcatgtttttggaatgtgggaggaaaccggagcacccggagaaaacccacgcaagcccggggagaacatgcaaactccacacagggagcccggagctggaatcgaacccggtacctctgcactgtgaagcccacgtgctaaccactggacttaccgggccgtaACTCATGTACTCATGTAATGATTCTTAATAGCCTCCGCCAAAAGTTCTACGGGCACTGCTTCCTATAAATGCCCTTCATGAGTCAGCTGCCATCTCCAAAACCAAGCAAGCTGCATCTGCCCTACCAATTGATTGCGCTCTATTAACCGCCATTCATAAACCAGACACACAATCGCTACCGCCGATACATTGGTTTCTATGTCCTGTCCCATCTCGTAATAGTTTACATCTTTTTGTCATAATGTTGTGACTACGAGGTGGCATTGTTTAGCCTCAACCTTGATACAA contains the following coding sequences:
- the si:ch211-63o20.7 gene encoding serine/threonine-protein kinase pdik1l-B-like, translated to MEDLYTLEKEVGRGSYGVVFEGLISKTGQKVAIKHLPCKDPESIELYLQELWAMRTTAKNHINVIALHSCLLQTGRRSLKPLRKGKLPLHLVESVLKGSVGHYRGSQSNTRRRTNSVSRLQDRTNIFPSNASYPPTPKRPSNRSRKRLPEREDEQARSLCCSALWLVMEYCDGGDLNHYLLSRPPDTQRNHSVVQQLSSAVAFLHHLGIIHRDLKPDNVLVSVTRNGPIFKVADFGLSKISEGLVRGNLSRKYFSSTCGSDFYMAPEVWGGLAYTAQADIFSLGVMFWAVLERITFLEEGSTHEQLGAYVCKGRWLTPLGEALWENADLQLCIPTKWKRAAPPPSPPGPAMCVLLLDMLASNPDSRPVADQLESRVRGALKEDSH